The following proteins come from a genomic window of Blattabacterium cuenoti:
- a CDS encoding isopentenyl-diphosphate Delta-isomerase, protein MKKKQDSEDLIPLIGMDNQIIGFEKKEKIHIKGLRHSAVSVFIFNLENDLMLQKRSSKKYHSSSLWTNTCCSHPKKNESVLTAAHRCLIEEMGFDCFLEQKFSFTYHEFFSNGLIENELDHVFVGLYEQYPILNFKEVDNWRWISLNELIENIHTYPDSYTIWLKIIIKNHLNQLKYIKKYDSYYK, encoded by the coding sequence ATGAAAAAAAAACAAGATTCTGAAGATCTTATTCCTTTAATAGGAATGGATAATCAAATTATAGGATTTGAAAAAAAAGAAAAAATTCATATAAAAGGATTACGACATAGTGCTGTTTCTGTTTTCATTTTTAATCTAGAAAACGATTTAATGTTGCAAAAAAGATCTTCAAAAAAATATCATTCTTCTTCACTTTGGACGAATACTTGTTGCAGTCATCCTAAAAAAAACGAATCTGTTTTAACAGCAGCACATCGTTGTTTGATAGAAGAAATGGGGTTCGATTGTTTTTTAGAACAAAAATTTAGCTTTACTTATCATGAATTTTTTAGTAATGGATTAATAGAAAATGAACTAGATCATGTTTTTGTCGGTTTGTATGAACAATATCCAATTCTAAATTTTAAAGAAGTGGATAATTGGAGATGGATTTCATTAAATGAATTAATTGAAAATATTCATACTTATCCAGATTCTTATACCATTTGGTTAAAAATTATTATTAAAAATCATTTAAATCAATTAAAATATATAAAAAAATATGATAGCTACTATAAATAG
- a CDS encoding 6-pyruvoyl trahydropterin synthase family protein, whose translation MIATINRKGYFSAAHRLYNNHWDYKKNIEMFGKCAHLNYHGHNYKYIVSITGEINPETGFVFNLQKLKCILSDEIEKLFDHKNINLDIIEFSSINPTIENMVIFIWNRIKKKIYSNFKLGITLYETENNFVEYDGK comes from the coding sequence ATGATAGCTACTATAAATAGAAAAGGATATTTTAGCGCAGCGCATAGGCTCTATAATAATCATTGGGATTATAAAAAAAATATTGAAATGTTTGGAAAATGTGCACATCTCAACTATCATGGACATAATTACAAATATATTGTAAGCATTACAGGAGAGATAAATCCTGAAACGGGATTTGTTTTCAATTTACAGAAATTGAAATGCATTCTTTCTGATGAAATAGAAAAACTTTTTGATCATAAAAATATTAATTTGGATATTATAGAATTTTCATCTATAAATCCCACTATAGAAAATATGGTTATTTTCATATGGAATCGAATAAAGAAAAAAATATATTCTAATTTTAAATTAGGGATAACTTTGTACGAAACAGAAAATAATTTTGTTGAATATGACGGAAAATAA
- the gcvT gene encoding glycine cleavage system aminomethyltransferase GcvT, protein MTENKKNIIKKTILYDNHIRLGAKMVNYSGFYMPLQYTSSLTEHMHVRNDAGIFDVSHMGKFILEGKDSEDLIQYLTTNDISKIRIGQAQYTCLINDKGGIIDDLVIYKISEQKFLLIVNAVNIEKNKKWINDYIKKYEYSNIVLIDTSLEYSLLAIQGPLSLFYTQKLTNISLNKISFYHFEIGEFLGIKNVLISRTGYTGSKGIEVYVSNENAKKIWNEILKIEKNKIIPCGIASRNSLRLEMGYRLYGQDLSEKITPIEANLSWIIKFEKKFIAKKILQRQKKEGTYKMFISFLVKEEKTIPRQGQLLINENENPIGYVTSGVYSPVLKKGIGIGYLTTNQKKENSVFVLMRKKKIPVKMVKLPFIKIQS, encoded by the coding sequence ATGACGGAAAATAAAAAAAATATTATCAAAAAGACAATCTTGTATGATAATCACATCCGTTTAGGAGCTAAAATGGTTAACTATTCCGGGTTTTATATGCCACTTCAATATACTTCTTCTTTAACGGAACATATGCATGTAAGAAATGATGCTGGAATTTTTGATGTCAGTCATATGGGAAAATTTATCTTAGAAGGAAAAGATTCTGAAGATCTCATTCAATATTTAACCACGAATGATATCTCTAAAATAAGAATTGGACAAGCTCAATACACTTGTTTAATTAATGATAAAGGAGGAATTATAGACGATTTAGTCATTTATAAAATTTCAGAACAAAAATTTTTACTTATAGTGAATGCTGTTAATATTGAAAAAAATAAAAAATGGATCAATGATTATATAAAAAAATATGAATATAGCAATATAGTATTGATAGATACTTCTTTAGAATATTCTCTTTTAGCTATTCAAGGTCCATTATCTTTATTTTATACTCAAAAATTAACAAATATTTCATTAAATAAAATTTCTTTTTATCATTTTGAAATAGGAGAATTTTTAGGAATAAAAAATGTATTAATTTCTAGGACAGGATATACAGGATCTAAAGGAATAGAAGTTTATGTTTCCAATGAAAATGCAAAAAAAATATGGAATGAAATTTTAAAAATAGAAAAAAACAAAATAATTCCTTGTGGAATAGCAAGCAGAAATTCATTGAGATTAGAAATGGGATATCGATTATATGGACAAGATCTTTCTGAAAAAATAACTCCTATAGAAGCCAATTTATCTTGGATAATTAAATTTGAAAAAAAATTTATAGCCAAAAAAATATTACAAAGACAAAAAAAAGAAGGAACATATAAAATGTTTATATCTTTTCTTGTTAAAGAAGAAAAAACAATTCCAAGACAAGGGCAATTATTAATAAATGAAAATGAAAATCCTATTGGTTATGTAACTTCTGGTGTTTATTCTCCAGTTCTAAAAAAAGGTATTGGAATAGGATATCTAACAACAAATCAAAAAAAAGAAAACTCTGTATTTGTTCTTATGAGAAAAAAAAAAATACCCGTTAAAATGGTTAAATTACCTTTTATAAAAATTCAAAGTTGA
- a CDS encoding MATE family efflux transporter, translated as MVGFLGKKALASVSLSNAVFFIMIIFGLGISTAISAIIASIDAKQEYRKGAIIFYHGLVLNFFLSVLMYGLIQIFCYIFPYLGQPKEILNETISFLKVVSISFIPWMIFEVFRKFSEGLSLVFPGLIVTWISAFINIILNYIFIHGSYGFPKLGIVGVAYATLISRTTMLIGILILLYQHKKIHNYYKQFQYFFLKKKYLKKILKIGIPSGLHMFFEMSAFSISSFISGRCGIKVLAAHQIVMSLVSSTFLLSTGLSVAATIRIGNQLALKNYLELKRIGISIFFMGIIFMLICSFLFFFFRSFIPSIYIKNDEEVIKIAKKMIVIASIFQLSDGLQGIILGALRGLQDVHIPMWISFFSYWIIAIPTAWFLSIKMGGIGVWIGLGFGLTISSMLLFIRYKTILKKIIQMK; from the coding sequence ATGGTTGGTTTTTTAGGAAAAAAAGCTTTAGCTTCAGTTTCATTATCTAATGCTGTTTTTTTTATTATGATCATTTTTGGTCTTGGAATATCTACAGCTATTTCTGCTATAATTGCATCTATAGATGCAAAACAAGAGTATAGAAAGGGAGCTATCATTTTTTATCATGGATTAGTTTTAAATTTTTTTTTATCTGTATTAATGTATGGATTAATACAAATTTTTTGCTATATTTTTCCTTATTTAGGACAACCTAAAGAAATATTGAATGAAACTATTTCTTTTTTGAAAGTAGTATCCATTTCTTTCATACCTTGGATGATATTTGAAGTTTTTAGAAAATTTTCAGAAGGATTATCTTTGGTATTTCCTGGTTTAATTGTTACTTGGATTTCCGCTTTTATTAATATTATATTAAATTATATATTTATTCACGGAAGCTATGGTTTTCCGAAATTGGGTATTGTTGGCGTTGCTTATGCTACTCTAATATCTAGAACAACGATGTTGATCGGAATTTTGATTTTATTGTATCAACACAAAAAAATACATAATTATTATAAACAATTCCAATATTTTTTTTTAAAAAAAAAATATTTAAAAAAAATATTAAAAATCGGAATTCCTTCTGGATTACATATGTTCTTTGAAATGAGTGCTTTTTCCATTTCTTCCTTTATATCAGGAAGATGTGGAATCAAAGTATTAGCCGCTCATCAAATAGTTATGAGTTTAGTTTCTTCCACTTTTCTTCTTAGTACAGGTCTATCTGTGGCTGCTACAATAAGAATAGGAAATCAACTAGCTCTAAAAAATTATTTAGAATTAAAAAGAATAGGAATCTCTATTTTTTTTATGGGAATTATTTTTATGTTGATCTGTAGTTTTTTATTTTTTTTCTTTCGAAGTTTCATTCCTTCTATTTATATCAAAAATGATGAAGAAGTGATTAAAATTGCAAAAAAAATGATAGTTATTGCTAGTATTTTTCAATTATCTGATGGATTACAAGGAATTATTCTTGGAGCATTAAGAGGTTTACAAGATGTTCATATTCCCATGTGGATTAGTTTTTTTTCTTATTGGATTATTGCTATACCTACAGCATGGTTTTTGTCTATTAAAATGGGAGGAATAGGAGTATGGATTGGATTGGGTTTTGGTTTAACAATATCATCTATGTTACTTTTTATAAGATATAAAACTATACTTAAAAAAATAATACAGATGAAATAA